A window of the Lolium perenne isolate Kyuss_39 chromosome 7, Kyuss_2.0, whole genome shotgun sequence genome harbors these coding sequences:
- the LOC127316886 gene encoding glycerophosphodiester phosphodiesterase GDPDL3-like: MRGSRVYGDGGGGGGLGKTAAFLAAVVLCGLLLLTGGADAQGIQPVSSHKTLRGEAPLVIAKGGFSGVFPGSSQDAYNFAALASMPDTSWWCDVQLTKDAVGICLGNIDMKNSTTIATAYPARKSTYVVDGAPKAGWFSVDFNMSELQTVALTQSIWSRTDKFDYYGYAILSVTDLPTIVKRPSLWLNVQHDIFYRQHGLSMRSYMLSILKRVSVNYISSPELGFLQSIAPRVGSKTKLVYRFPDKLTSDPSTNQTYSSMLSNLTFIKTIASGIMVPKIYIWPVSDDNYLKPPESIVQDAHKAGLEIYASDFANDRIIPYNYSYDPLQEYLSFVSNGDFSVDGVLTDFPITASEAIGCFNNLNASKADHGKPLIISHNGASGDYPDCTDLAYQNAIKDGADMIDCTLQVTSDGVLICMSSINLLETTNVQRTSFSNLASVIPAMQPTTGVFTFNLTWENISNSALTPKMSSPWSNYYLVRNPRYTNEGKFLKFTDFLEYGKNKDLSGIMVIIENAAFMAKSLGFDIIESVTTALSDAGYSNQTAKEVMIQSEDSAVLVKFKQQKTQYKLVYTLPQGIGDASNSSLADIKEFADAVVVDKKSVFAQSLHFIINQTNLLKDLQSAGLAVYAQVFSNEFVSQPWDFFSDATVEINSYVQTLKIDGLITDFPKTVRRYKRNSCTGLGDNTPVYMQTVNVGDLAKLIKSQGVPGAQPPAVAPMPVLNTSSVEQPAFPPVSPKGSTPGASPPPGSSPSAAYAVAASTCSLLVAVCAALLI, encoded by the exons ATGAGGGGGAGCAGAGTCTATGGagatggaggaggaggtggtggtcttGGAAAGACCGCCGCTTTCCTCGCCGCTGTGGTGCTGTGCGGCCTCCTGCTCCTGACCGGCGGCGCCGACGCGCAAGGCATCCAGCCCGTTTCTTCGCACAAAACCCTAAGAG GTGAGGCCCCCCTCGTTATCGCCAAAGGTGGCTTTTCAGGTGTGTTCCCAGGCTCCAGCCAAGATGCCTACAATTTCGCGGCGCTCGCCAGCATGCCTGACACAAGTTGGTGGTGCGATGTGCAACTCACCAAGGACGCTGTTGGGATTTGCCTCGGAAACATAGACATGAAAAACAGCACCACCATCGCCACGGCCTACCCTGCCAGGAAGAGTACCTATGTCGTCGACGGTGCGCCAAAAGCCGGATGGTTTTCTGTGGACTTCAACATGTCTGAGTTGCAAACTGTTGCAT TAACACAATCAATCTGGTCTCGCACCGACAAATTTGATTACTACGGATATGCTATCCTATCTGTCACCGACTTGCCGACCATAGTCAAGCGCCCGTCCTTGTGGCTGAATGTTCAG CATGACATCTTCTACAGGCAGCATGGTTTGAGCATGAGGAGCTACATGCTTTCCATCCTAAAGCGTGTCTCTGTGAATTATATTTCTTCACCTGAACTGGGCTTCCTCCAAAGTATAGCTCCAAGAGTTGGCAGCAAAACAAAGCTTGTGTATAGGTTTCCTGATAAGCTCACCTCCGATCCTTCTACCAACCAAACTTACAGTTCAATGCTGAGTAACTTAACATTTATTAAGACAATTGCTTCTGGTATCATGGTCCCAAAGATCTACATTTGGCCAGTCTCAGACGATAACTATCTGAAGCCTCCCGAATCTATTGTCCAAGATGCCCACAAAGCAGGGTTAGAGATATATGCATCGGACTTTGCAAATGATAGAATTATCCCCTATAACTACAGTTATGATCCTTTGCAAGAATACCTGTCATTTGTCAGTAATGGTGACTTCTCTGTGGATGGTGTATTAACAGATTTCCCAATTACTGCATCCGAGGCCATTG GTTGTTTCAATAATCTGAATGCAAGTAAGGCGGATCATG GGAAACCATTAATTATTTCGCATAACGGTGCTAGTGGAGACTACCCAGACTGTACTGATCTGGCCTACCAAAATGCAATTAAGGATGGTGCTGACATGATTGATTGTACCCTTCAAGTGACAAGCGATGGAGTTCTTATTTGCATGAGTTCCATAAACCTGCTTGAAACTACCAATGTTCAGAGGACAAGTTTCAGTAACCTTGCATCTGTGATTCCTGCTATGCAGCCTACAACAGGAGTCTTCACATTCAATCTTACTTGGGAAAACATTAGCAATAGTGCTTTGACGC CTAAGATGTCTAGCCCGTGGAGTAACTATTATCTTGTAAGAAACCCAAGGTACACAAATGAAGGAAAGTTTCTCAAGTTCACTGACTTTCTGGAATATGGGAAGAACAAGGATTTGTCTGGCATCATGGTGATTATTGAG AATGCAGCGTTTATGGCAAAGTCATTAGGATTTGATATTATTGAGTCTGTAACCACTGCCTTAAGTGATGCTGGTTATAGTAATCAAACTGCCAAGGAAGTCATGATCCAGTCAGAAGATAGCGCTGTTCTTGTGAAATTTAAGCAGCAGAAAACACAATACAAGCTTGTCTACACCCTCCCGCAAGGCATTGGAGACGCTTCTAACTCGTCGCTAGCAGATATTAAGGAGTTTGCTGATGCTGTAGTTGTTgacaagaaatctgtttttgcacAAAGTTTGCACTTTATCATCAATCAAACCAATCTCTTGAAAGATCTGCAGTCTGCGGGCCTAGCAGTATATGCGCaggtgttcagcaatgagtttgtGTCACAACCCTGGGATTTCTTCTCAGACGCAACCGTGGAAATCAACAGCTATGTCCAGACGCTTAAGATTGATGGCTTGATAACTGATTTCCCCAAGACAGTAAGAAGATACAAAA GGAATTCTTGTACGGGCTTGGGAGATAACACACCGGTCTACATGCAGACTGTTAATGTCGGCGACCTTGCAAAGCTAATAAAATCCCAAGGCGTTCCTGGCGCCCAGCCGCCAGCTGTGGCACCAATGCCAGTACTAAACACATCAAGCGTGGAGCAGCCAGCGTTCCCCCCTGTTTCGCCCAAGGGTTCAACTCCTGGTGCCTCCCCGCCTCCTGGTTCATCGCCTTCTGCCGCCTACGCAGTTGCTGCGAGTACTTGCAGTCTGCTGGTGGCGGTTTGTGCAGCTCTACTGATCTAA
- the LOC127315881 gene encoding uncharacterized protein — MASTPQAQPTTLLTLADELLEEIFLHLPAAANLARTSMARASFRRLITDHRFLRRFHVGHPPPLLGVVSAHFDLNRPPCLSKPPHPSAAAASTFVGSHAADFKCSFLSSPRRWYRRELRDSRVLLSGIPDGGTFSARALVRELAVCDPLYRRYALLPAIPDDLAAFVQPLRFEPFLAPPAAADDN, encoded by the coding sequence ATGGCGTCGACGCCTCAAGCCCAGCCGACGACACTCCTCACCCTAGCAGATGAGCTCCTCGAggaaatcttcctccacctccccGCCGCCGCTAACCTCGCCCGTACCTCCATGGCCCGCGCCTCCTTCCGCCGCCTCATCACCGACCACCGCTtcctccgccgcttccacgtCGGCCACCCGCCGCCTCTCCTAGGCGTCGTTTCTGCCCACTTCGATTTGAACCGGCCGCCGTGTCTATCCAAGCCGCCgcacccctccgccgccgccgcgagcacCTTCGTCGGCTCTCACGCCGCCGACTTCAAGTGCTCCTTCCTCTCCTCCCCAAGGCGCTGGTATAGGCGTGAATTGCGGGACAGCCGCGTCCTCCTCTCGGGCATTCCAGACGGGGGCACATTCAGTGCCCGCGCCTTGGTCAGGGAATTGGCTGTCTGCGACCCGCTGTACCGGCGCTATGCCCTGCTACCTGCCATCCCCGACGACCTAGCCGCCTTCGTGCAGCCGCTGCGTTTCGAGCCCTTCCTggctcctccggccgccgccgatgacaattga